In Methylocystis sp. IM3, the DNA window TCGCCCGCAGCCAGAGCCCCTTCTCGACGATCTGCGCCGCCGGATGAGAAGCCGGCAGCCCGGACCAAAGATCGGCAAACCCCATCCCTGATAGCCGAAATCTCTGTTCAGTAAGCAAGGCCGTCTGGACACCCATTTACGGTGATTGCAGCAGCAGGGCGGCCAGGGTCTCGCATCCCGCTGAGCTCAAGCGAAACTCGAAGATGGACAGGTCCTGCTCCATATGGTCCTTTGACGAGGTGCCGGTAAGACACACCATGTCGAGCTGCGTCAGATAGCGAAAAAAGAGCTGGGCCGGGCTTCGCCCGTATTTAGTGGCAAGTTCAATCAGATCGGACGCGGCAAGGATTTCGGGATTGGCGGTCAGAGTCCAGAAGCTCTGATAAACAATACCATGCTCTCGGCAGAAGGCCCGGATATCCGTGTCGTAATGGGTTTTTGCATAGAAAAGGTTCTGGATCGTCGCGGGCTTGATCCGGGCGTTCCGGCACAGGGCTTCAAGTCGTGGAAGTTCGTGACAATTGCTGACGCCCAATTGGCGGACGCTGCCTTGGTCATAAAGGCTTTCCATGGCCCGCCACGCCTCCAGCGTATCCCTGTCGTCGGGGTAGGGGGAGTGGAGAACGAGGCCGTCCAGATAGTCGGTGCGAAGATTGCGGAGAGACGCTTGAAAGGACTGTAGAACCTGCCGGCTCAAGCTGGCCGGTGACGTCACATTAACCGGCGGGTAGGCTTTGGTCGGCCATTCAGGCGGCATGACCCCGCCGCCCGTGAGCTACACGCGCCATCGCTTCCCGCCGCAAATCATCGCCCACGCCGTCTGGCTCTATTTCCGGTTCCCGCTCAGACTGCGCCTTGTCGAGGAAATGCTGCTCGAGCGCGGGATTGTTCTCTCCTATGAAACCATCCGCCGCTGGGCCATGAAATTCGGGCTGGATTATGCCCATCGCCTTAAGCGCAAGAAGCCCGGCAGGCGCGACGTCTGGCATCTCGACGAGATCATCGTCTCGATCAACGGCGAGAGGCGCTAACTCTAACGGGCTGTCGACCAAGATGGCTACGTCCTCGACGAAATCGTCCAGGTCCGCCGCAACGCCAAGGCTGCCCAGCGCTTGCTAAAGCGCCTCCTCCATAAGCAAGGCTGCCGCCCGCGCCGCATGGTCACCGACAAGCTCGGCTCGTATGCCGTTGCGCAACGGAAGACTCTGCCGAACGTCGAGCATCGATCCCACAAGGGTTTGAACAACCGCGCGGAGAACTCCCATGTCCCGCTACGAAAGCGAGAGCGAGCGATGCAGGGGTTCAGATCGTGGCGCGGGCGCCGCAATCACGGTCGCGGTGGTGGTGCCGTCGCCGGCAGCGTCATGCTGCTTGGAGTCGACTTCGCGGACGAGCTGGGCGCCGAGATTCTCGAACTACCTCCTGCATTTTCAAGCTTTCAATTGTGGGGCCGACAGACATAAAGCTAAAGTCGTTGCAGATCATATTGCTGGATCGCAAGACTAAAGATGTGAACTCTGCTGGCTCTTTCCATGTCGCTGCCGAGCGGGGACGCCCTCGCAAAGGGATGCATCAAGGGCGCGATAGCCGGTGGGATCCTCGGGCATTACGCGGGGCGGCACGGGATGCTTGGTGCGATCGCAGGGAGCCTCTATGGGAGGCATGAGGCCAAAAAGCTGTTTTACTACGGGCAGCGCCGAGAGCCATCGCGCGGGTGGTTGTAAGGCGACCATCCGTGCACCTGAGCAAGCGCTGCGGGGCGAAGACGCGGTTGGGGCAGCCATGCGAAGCGCCGGGGATGGCGAAAGGTCGCTGTAGGATGCACGGGGGAACCAACCCCGGGCGCACCCAAGGGCAAGGCAAACGGGGCCTACAAGCACGGGCGATATACCTGTGAGGCAATCGCCATGAGGAGAGCCATTGCGGCCCTGCGCCGTCACGCTCGCGAGGTTTCTTGTAGCCTAGATTAGGGTCGGATCGTCGCCTCTACCGGCGCCGTTATTGTCGGAGAGATCGATCTCCTTGGCGACGGTGACGCCGTCTTTGGTGATGCGGGGCGCGCCGAAGCTCTTCTCGATCACCACGTTGCCTCCCTTAGGACCCAGCGTTACCTTCACTGCGTTATTTAGAATTTCGACGCCACGCAAGATACGATCGCGGGCGTCGTTGGAGAAACGGACGTCTTTGGCAGTGGCATTATCAAAACAGAATAGACAGTTTATAGGTTCTGCATTAGGTTATGTAACTGTGGCACAGCCAACCGCCTCAAATTCATTTGTCATGTTCTTGCTGTAACAAACCTTGAATGAGAGCAACCCGTATGGGCAATTCAAGCAGCGGTTACAACGATTGGGCTCAGCCCAGTTACGAGGTTAAAGTTCGCGGGACGATGCATCTTTGGGGCTCCGCGGGCATCACGAAAGACATCATATTCGAAAAGCCGCTCGTGTTGCACGTTCACAACGACCTATTCGGCGAAAAGATAACCTTCGGAACACGGAAGGCCTCGGGAGCCGAAGAAATCATAGGAACTCTTCTGCCCGGAGAATGCGTCTCGATCCCCCTTCATGGGATAGCTGGCGTTTTTGCCTCCTGCGAGCAGGACTCCACCGTATGTTGCCTGATCAAGTGATGGTGGAGCGGCATGTAGACCTTGCTGCAATGATCGAACAAGAGACGAACATATGCAACCGGTACCCGCGAAACCCATTTCCCTGTCGGTAAGGCCGTTCCAAGTAGCAAATCTTTGCTTCGAGGTCGGTGGCATTCTTGGAGAGTCCTTCGTCGAGCTGGGCTCAGTAGTAGGTGCTTTCAATTTCGACCGATTCTATATGGCTCTTCGTGGCGTGACCACTGTCCCTGGCCCTCACGCCACTCTTATTCGGACGGTTCATCCCGCCACGACGGGTGACCCCAGTCGCCTGAAGTACGATTCGGATGGCATCGATGACGCGACCAAACCCGCGCCGAACTCGGGATCGCCCCCAAACCCGTTTGAGGAGCCTCCTCCGTTAGGCGATCCCGGCTCCGTTCTTGATTTGTCGGGTTTCGGGGGAAAGGCGCTGGCAGCGATGCGCGCGGAAACCTCCAAGGCTGCCTTGAGCAAGGCAGTCAACGCGCGAGCGAACGCCTTTATCACGAAATATGGAGGTACTCCGAAAATCGCAGACGCTATGAGACAAGTCATGCCTCAAAGGGGCGAGAATATAAACCGCCTGTCCGAGCTTTCTACCAGCTTGAGGGACTTGCTTGAGGCTGCATATCTTCAGGATTTTGGTGTGAACACAGTGCTAAAGAAGACATTAACGGTGACTAGTGGGACGTCAGGCCCCAATAAGGGAACTTCTGTGACGAAGGGGCCCGATGCAACGGTGCTTAACACAGCAACGAATGATTATTCCGGCAAGGAAAATCAAACGTCCGAATCAAGAGGGCTCGAATACAGGTCGCCTAACCATGAAAATGTTGCGCGAGATGCCCGGGTCCAGATCGGCCTCGGCGAAGAGGTTCTGTCCTTCGTGAAGGAAACCC includes these proteins:
- a CDS encoding aldo/keto reductase family protein, producing the protein MPPEWPTKAYPPVNVTSPASLSRQVLQSFQASLRNLRTDYLDGLVLHSPYPDDRDTLEAWRAMESLYDQGSVRQLGVSNCHELPRLEALCRNARIKPATIQNLFYAKTHYDTDIRAFCREHGIVYQSFWTLTANPEILAASDLIELATKYGRSPAQLFFRYLTQLDMVCLTGTSSKDHMEQDLSIFEFRLSSAGCETLAALLLQSP